From the Dehalobacter sp. genome, one window contains:
- the metA gene encoding homoserine O-succinyltransferase codes for MPIKIPDDLPAKEILENENIFIMGENRAQHQDIRPLRIALLNLMPTKIVTETQYLRLMSNSPLQIEITLLYTWTHKPANTSEEHLSRFYSSFDEVKDQKFDGLIITGAPVENLEFEDVDYWDELKQIMKWSLTNVYSTIHVCWGAQAGLYYHYGIPKYSLDSKMFGIFSHKIINHNNNNNFLRGFDEVFNAPHSRHTEIRIEDIEKHPELEVLATSDDAGVYMAAGKHGRHLFVTGHPEYDAFTLKTEYDRDVNKGLDIAVPQNYFPNDDPKKMPQVTWRGHANLLFLNWLNYYVYQQTPFDLGQLAESD; via the coding sequence ATGCCGATCAAAATTCCGGACGATTTACCGGCAAAAGAAATCCTGGAGAATGAAAATATATTTATTATGGGCGAAAACCGGGCACAGCATCAGGATATTCGTCCTTTAAGAATAGCACTGCTTAATTTAATGCCTACCAAAATCGTTACCGAAACGCAGTATTTGCGCTTGATGAGCAACTCACCTCTGCAAATAGAGATAACACTGCTTTACACTTGGACGCATAAGCCTGCGAATACTTCGGAAGAACACTTAAGCAGGTTCTACAGTTCTTTTGATGAAGTGAAAGACCAAAAATTTGATGGTCTGATTATCACCGGTGCACCGGTCGAAAATCTGGAATTTGAAGATGTGGACTACTGGGATGAACTCAAACAGATCATGAAGTGGAGCCTTACCAACGTTTATTCAACCATACATGTCTGCTGGGGAGCCCAGGCGGGATTATATTATCATTACGGGATTCCGAAATATTCGCTTGACAGTAAAATGTTTGGGATATTCAGCCATAAGATTATTAATCATAATAACAACAATAATTTCCTGCGGGGGTTTGACGAAGTATTCAATGCACCGCATTCCCGCCATACGGAAATCAGGATCGAAGATATCGAGAAGCATCCGGAACTGGAAGTTTTGGCCACATCGGATGACGCCGGAGTTTATATGGCTGCCGGCAAGCATGGCAGGCATCTTTTTGTTACCGGCCATCCCGAGTATGATGCGTTTACGCTGAAAACCGAATATGACCGGGATGTGAATAAAGGCCTGGATATCGCGGTTCCCCAAAATTACTTTCCTAATGATGACCCGAAGAAAATGCCTCAGGTTACCTGGAGAGGACATGCCAATTTATTGTTTTTAAACTGGCTGAACTATTATGTATATCAGCAGACACCTTTCGACCTTGGACAATTGGCTGAGTCAGACTGA
- the larE gene encoding ATP-dependent sacrificial sulfur transferase LarE produces MHYRDKLITLQGNLEKMSKIMIAFSGGVDSTFLVKVAGDVLGKNVIAVTAKSATFPERELQEAVQFCRQEEISHLIIESEELDDPEFGKNPFNRCYLCKKQLFSKILSIAADYGMESVVEGSNVDDLSDYRPGRQALEELGIQSPLLQAGLTKEEIRLLSKEHGLTTWDKPSFACLSSRIPYGEEINEKKLQMIDFAEQFLLDLGFRQVRVRYHGDIARIEVLPQENNLIIRQDIAQKIYKKFTDIGFAYTALDLKGYRSGSMNEKINTNS; encoded by the coding sequence TTGCACTATCGTGATAAACTTATAACACTCCAAGGAAACCTGGAGAAAATGAGCAAGATCATGATTGCATTTTCAGGAGGAGTGGACAGTACTTTCTTAGTTAAAGTTGCCGGAGATGTATTGGGCAAAAACGTAATTGCTGTTACGGCAAAATCAGCTACATTTCCGGAGAGGGAACTTCAGGAGGCTGTTCAATTTTGCCGGCAGGAAGAGATCAGCCATCTAATTATAGAGTCCGAGGAATTGGATGATCCTGAGTTCGGCAAAAATCCTTTTAACCGCTGTTATCTTTGTAAAAAACAATTGTTCAGCAAAATATTGAGCATTGCGGCTGACTACGGTATGGAATCTGTCGTAGAAGGCTCCAATGTGGATGATTTAAGCGATTATCGTCCTGGAAGACAGGCTTTAGAAGAACTAGGGATACAAAGTCCGCTGCTTCAGGCAGGGTTGACAAAAGAAGAAATCCGCCTTCTTTCGAAAGAACATGGGTTGACGACCTGGGATAAACCCTCATTTGCCTGCTTGTCTTCCAGGATTCCCTATGGCGAAGAGATAAATGAAAAGAAACTACAGATGATTGATTTTGCAGAACAATTTTTACTCGATTTGGGTTTCCGTCAAGTTCGGGTACGGTACCATGGTGATATTGCCCGCATAGAGGTATTGCCGCAGGAGAATAATCTTATCATACGACAGGACATCGCTCAGAAGATCTATAAGAAATTTACAGATATTGGCTTTGCTTATACGGCACTTGACCTAAAGGGCTACCGCAGCGGCAGTATGAATGAAAAGATCAATACGAATAGTTGA
- the mnmA gene encoding tRNA 2-thiouridine(34) synthase MnmA, which translates to MEKTVVVAMSGGVDSSVTALLLKREGYRVIGVTMQIWPQSEDKAKACCSLEAVNDARRVAWKLEIPYYVMNFRQEFEDKVIDHFCNEYLRGRTPNPCIECNRHLKFDVLLQKARGLGADFIATGHYVRKEYDDKTQQWVLKTGIDETKDQSYALYHLTQDQLTHTLFPLGKYRKADVRQIAGREGLAVAQKAESQDICFVEGTAGDFIEMYRQLQDIGQGNIIDAEGNLIGQHKGIYHYTVGQHKGLGLALGFPVYVTAIDAETNTVRVGRKEELFSSGLLAENVHLISSVSPELLQNISVEIRYNAPKVSAAVNLLHDGTAEVAFTEKQRAVTPGQAVVFYDGDHVLGGGAIRSALQSKGFTAMREVREIQK; encoded by the coding sequence ATGGAGAAAACTGTGGTTGTTGCCATGAGCGGCGGAGTGGACAGCTCCGTCACCGCTTTGTTGTTAAAACGGGAGGGCTACCGTGTTATCGGTGTCACCATGCAGATCTGGCCGCAATCCGAGGACAAGGCCAAAGCATGCTGCAGTCTGGAGGCAGTTAACGATGCCCGCAGGGTAGCCTGGAAGCTTGAAATTCCGTATTACGTGATGAATTTCAGGCAGGAGTTTGAAGACAAGGTGATTGACCATTTCTGCAATGAATACCTCCGGGGCAGAACGCCCAACCCATGCATCGAATGCAACAGGCATTTGAAATTTGATGTTTTGCTGCAGAAAGCCCGTGGTCTGGGTGCAGATTTCATTGCAACCGGTCACTATGTAAGGAAAGAATACGATGACAAGACACAGCAGTGGGTGTTAAAAACCGGGATCGACGAAACGAAAGACCAGAGCTATGCACTCTACCATCTGACCCAGGATCAGCTTACCCATACACTTTTTCCGCTGGGAAAATACCGTAAAGCGGATGTCAGGCAGATTGCGGGCAGGGAAGGACTTGCTGTCGCGCAAAAAGCGGAAAGCCAGGATATCTGTTTTGTTGAAGGGACAGCGGGGGATTTTATTGAGATGTACCGTCAACTTCAGGATATTGGACAAGGCAATATTATTGATGCTGAGGGGAATTTGATTGGGCAGCATAAAGGGATTTACCACTATACGGTCGGACAGCATAAGGGACTCGGACTCGCCCTCGGTTTCCCTGTTTACGTGACAGCGATCGATGCTGAAACCAATACAGTCCGGGTCGGAAGAAAAGAAGAACTATTCAGCTCAGGTCTGCTTGCAGAAAATGTGCATTTGATTTCTTCTGTGTCTCCTGAACTCCTACAAAACATATCGGTTGAGATCAGATACAATGCACCAAAAGTCTCTGCAGCGGTCAATTTGTTGCACGATGGAACAGCCGAGGTGGCCTTCACAGAAAAACAGCGAGCGGTAACTCCCGGGCAGGCGGTCGTGTTTTACGACGGAGATCATGTCCTGGGCGGCGGTGCGATCCGATCAGCTTTACAATCCAAAGGTTTTACCGCTATGAGAGAAGTACGTGAAATTCAAAAGTAA
- a CDS encoding homocysteine synthase codes for MNKENWKFDTLQIHAGQVPDPTTGSRAVPIYQTTSYVFNDAKHAADLFSLAEPGNIYTRIMNPTSDVLEQRIAALEGGVGALAVGSGSAAITYSILNIAGAGDEIVAASTLYGGTHNLFAITLPKLGIKTHFVNPDDPANFKKAITEKTKAIYVESIGNPGINIVDIEAVAKVAHDNGIPLIIDNTFATPYLLKPIEYGADIVVHSATKFIGGHGTSIGGLIIDGGKFDWAASGKFPGFTEPDQSYHGLVYATLGAPAYILKARVQLLRDTGAALSPFNSFLFIQGLETLSLRVKQHVANTWKVVDYLKNHSKVSWVNYPGLKENKYFDLSLKYFPQGPGSIFTFGIKGGAEAGVKLINNLELFSLLANVADAKSLVIHPASTTHAQLSEEEQLAAGVSPDMIRLSIGIEDADDIIADLEQAFSKID; via the coding sequence ATGAACAAAGAAAATTGGAAATTTGATACATTGCAGATCCATGCCGGACAGGTCCCTGATCCGACTACCGGATCCAGAGCCGTCCCGATTTATCAGACCACATCGTATGTATTTAACGATGCCAAGCATGCCGCTGATTTGTTTTCGCTGGCAGAACCCGGCAACATTTATACCCGGATTATGAACCCGACATCCGATGTTTTGGAACAGAGAATCGCTGCGCTTGAAGGCGGCGTTGGGGCGCTTGCCGTAGGGTCAGGTTCGGCTGCTATCACCTATTCCATTCTAAACATTGCCGGGGCCGGAGATGAGATTGTCGCTGCCAGCACGCTGTATGGCGGAACACATAATCTTTTCGCAATTACGCTTCCGAAGCTGGGGATCAAGACCCATTTTGTGAACCCCGATGATCCCGCAAATTTTAAGAAAGCAATCACAGAGAAGACCAAAGCCATCTATGTAGAATCAATCGGTAATCCGGGGATCAATATCGTCGATATTGAAGCCGTTGCCAAAGTGGCACACGATAACGGGATACCGCTTATTATTGACAATACGTTTGCAACGCCTTATCTTCTGAAACCTATTGAATACGGAGCAGATATTGTGGTCCATTCGGCAACCAAGTTTATTGGCGGTCATGGTACCTCCATCGGCGGGCTGATCATTGACGGCGGAAAATTTGACTGGGCTGCAAGCGGCAAGTTCCCTGGATTTACAGAGCCGGATCAGAGTTATCATGGACTGGTCTATGCAACATTGGGTGCACCAGCCTATATTCTGAAAGCCAGAGTGCAGCTCTTAAGAGATACCGGTGCGGCCCTGAGCCCGTTTAATTCTTTCCTGTTTATTCAGGGCCTTGAAACACTGTCTTTACGTGTCAAACAGCACGTGGCAAATACCTGGAAGGTTGTTGATTATTTAAAAAACCATTCCAAGGTTTCGTGGGTGAATTATCCAGGTTTAAAAGAAAATAAATACTTTGATTTATCGTTAAAATATTTTCCGCAAGGCCCTGGATCGATATTTACGTTCGGCATTAAAGGCGGTGCGGAAGCGGGAGTTAAACTGATCAACAATCTTGAATTATTTTCTCTGCTTGCCAATGTGGCGGATGCCAAGTCCCTCGTGATTCATCCTGCCAGCACAACGCATGCCCAACTCTCCGAGGAAGAACAGCTGGCTGCAGGGGTATCACCCGACATGATTCGGTTATCGATTGGGATCGAAGATGCTGATGACATCATTGCTGATTTAGAACAGGCTTTTTCCAAGATAGACTAA
- a CDS encoding serine acetyltransferase, with translation MVEKANMQMNQLVSNIVSSYQEQPNSYTQLSCQLPNRDVIIEIIHLLRQLLFPGYFGKQNLNESTLEYHVGNLLIEIYEKLSQQVSCALKHQHGNNASCDDIEISEKAEKICWHFLSKIPEIREYLALDVQAAFDGDPAADDKALVIFAYPGLLAVSIYRLAHELYLLSVPLIPRIMTEFAHNETGIDIHAGAKIGKYFFIDHGTGVVIGETTIIGDKVKIYQGVTLGALSTRGGQSLRSQKRHPTIEDDVTVYSGASIFGGETIIGKGSVIGSNVFITQSVPPGTRVMIKNPDLIFKGQEMQKDKKELTNELDLET, from the coding sequence ATGGTGGAAAAAGCCAATATGCAAATGAATCAACTTGTTTCGAATATTGTTTCAAGCTATCAGGAACAGCCCAATTCTTACACTCAGCTGTCCTGCCAGCTTCCAAACCGGGATGTCATCATCGAGATTATTCACCTCTTGCGGCAGCTTTTATTTCCGGGGTATTTTGGCAAGCAAAACCTGAATGAAAGCACCTTGGAATATCATGTTGGGAACCTGTTGATCGAGATCTATGAAAAATTGAGCCAGCAGGTAAGCTGTGCGCTCAAGCATCAACACGGCAATAACGCATCTTGTGATGATATAGAAATCAGTGAAAAAGCAGAAAAGATATGTTGGCACTTTTTAAGCAAGATTCCGGAAATAAGGGAATATCTAGCACTGGATGTACAGGCTGCTTTTGACGGGGATCCGGCAGCTGATGACAAAGCGCTTGTGATCTTCGCATATCCGGGCCTTTTGGCAGTCAGTATTTACCGGCTCGCGCATGAGCTTTACCTGCTCTCTGTTCCGTTGATCCCGAGGATCATGACTGAATTTGCTCATAACGAGACTGGAATTGATATTCACGCAGGGGCCAAAATCGGCAAATATTTCTTCATAGACCATGGTACGGGTGTCGTTATTGGCGAAACTACGATTATTGGCGATAAAGTTAAGATTTATCAGGGTGTAACGCTGGGAGCCCTATCCACTAGAGGCGGACAAAGCCTTCGCAGCCAAAAGCGTCATCCAACAATTGAGGATGATGTGACTGTCTATTCCGGAGCCTCAATATTTGGTGGGGAAACGATTATCGGAAAAGGTTCGGTCATTGGCAGTAATGTGTTTATTACCCAATCTGTCCCGCCTGGAACCAGGGTAATGATTAAAAATCCGGATCTGATCTTTAAGGGGCAGGAAATGCAAAAAGATAAGAAGGAACTGACAAACGAACTGGACCTGGAAACTTAA
- the cysK gene encoding cysteine synthase A: protein MSKIYEELTDLIGGTPLVKLNKITVGIKSEIVAKLESFNPGGSVKDRIALNMIKTAEGKGLINKDSVIIEPTSGNTGIGLAFVTAARGYRLILTMPDTMSVERRSLLKAYGAELVLTPGADGMNGAIKKALELAEEMPNSFIPQQFENPANPEIHRNTTAEEIWSDTDGKVDIIVGGVGTGGTITGVGEILKLRKPDVKIIAVEPNDSPVLSGGKPGPHKIQGIGAGFIPQVLNLKLVDEIYKVTNDQAFETGRRLAREEGLLVGISSGAAVYVALKVAKRPENEGKRIVVVLPDTGERYLSTLMFQES from the coding sequence ATGAGTAAAATCTATGAAGAGTTAACAGACTTAATTGGTGGTACTCCATTGGTAAAATTAAATAAAATAACGGTGGGGATAAAATCGGAGATTGTGGCTAAGCTGGAATCCTTCAACCCAGGTGGAAGCGTCAAAGACAGAATTGCCCTGAATATGATCAAAACGGCTGAGGGAAAAGGGCTGATTAATAAAGATTCGGTGATCATTGAACCAACGAGTGGAAACACTGGAATTGGACTGGCCTTTGTTACAGCAGCCAGAGGATACCGATTAATTCTGACGATGCCGGATACAATGAGTGTTGAAAGACGTAGCTTGCTTAAAGCTTATGGCGCTGAACTTGTATTGACCCCTGGGGCTGATGGAATGAACGGGGCTATAAAAAAAGCGCTGGAGCTGGCGGAGGAGATGCCAAATTCTTTTATCCCCCAACAGTTCGAAAATCCAGCCAATCCGGAAATTCACCGTAACACAACCGCTGAAGAGATTTGGAGTGATACAGACGGGAAGGTCGATATTATTGTAGGCGGCGTAGGAACAGGCGGGACGATTACAGGGGTTGGTGAAATTCTTAAATTACGGAAACCTGATGTTAAAATCATTGCGGTGGAACCGAATGATTCTCCTGTTTTGTCCGGTGGGAAGCCTGGACCGCACAAGATTCAGGGAATTGGGGCAGGGTTTATTCCACAAGTCCTTAATCTAAAGCTTGTCGATGAAATTTATAAAGTAACGAATGATCAGGCTTTTGAAACAGGGCGCAGACTGGCCAGGGAGGAAGGGCTCCTGGTGGGGATCTCATCCGGTGCCGCAGTCTATGTAGCCCTGAAGGTTGCTAAACGTCCGGAAAATGAAGGAAAAAGGATTGTTGTTGTCCTTCCTGACACCGGTGAACGTTACCTGAGCACGCTAATGTTTCAGGAGAGTTAA
- the nspC gene encoding carboxynorspermidine decarboxylase — MGNAIMDLYAREQNTEELKAVETENAENWFDCVLTPSYVVDENLLISNLKILQDIQEQSGAKILLAQKAFSMFRVYPLIAQYLCGTTASGLHEAKLGREEFGKEVHIFSPAYREDEFDEILTVSDHIIFNSFSQWNKFGKRALAAGAECGLRINPECSTQKGHGMYDPCGPYSRLGVTRANLKQDWLQGLSGLHLHTLCEQNADALVTTVEAFEKSFGQFLPGMKWLNLGGGHHITREDYDRELLIRTIKRLRETYGITVYLEPGEAIALNAGFLVSSVLDTLHNGMNIAILDASAACHMPDVLEVPYRPRIIGSGQPGEKKTTYRLGGPTCLAGDIIGDYSFDRALNPGDRLVFCDMAIYSMVKNNTFNGIRLPDIVLNKADGTLETVRSFGYEDFKNRLS; from the coding sequence ATGGGAAACGCAATAATGGACCTGTACGCAAGAGAACAGAATACTGAGGAACTGAAGGCTGTAGAAACAGAAAATGCAGAAAACTGGTTTGACTGTGTTCTGACTCCGAGCTATGTGGTTGATGAAAATCTGTTAATCTCAAATTTAAAAATTTTACAAGACATTCAGGAACAGAGCGGAGCAAAGATTCTGCTCGCCCAGAAGGCATTTTCAATGTTCCGGGTATACCCTTTGATTGCCCAATATTTGTGCGGAACAACAGCCAGCGGTTTGCACGAGGCGAAGCTCGGCCGTGAAGAATTTGGCAAAGAAGTGCATATTTTCAGTCCGGCTTACCGGGAGGATGAATTCGATGAGATCCTGACTGTATCCGATCATATCATATTTAATAGCTTTTCTCAGTGGAATAAGTTTGGTAAGCGGGCGCTCGCTGCAGGGGCAGAATGCGGCCTGCGGATCAACCCGGAATGTTCCACCCAGAAAGGTCATGGCATGTATGATCCCTGCGGACCCTATTCCAGACTCGGTGTGACCAGGGCAAACTTGAAGCAGGATTGGCTCCAAGGCCTTTCCGGACTGCATCTGCATACGCTGTGCGAACAAAATGCCGATGCGCTGGTGACAACGGTCGAAGCCTTTGAGAAGTCGTTCGGTCAGTTCTTGCCTGGGATGAAATGGCTGAACCTTGGTGGCGGGCACCACATTACACGTGAAGATTACGATCGGGAGCTTCTGATTCGAACCATCAAGCGTCTGCGGGAAACCTATGGCATTACCGTGTACCTGGAACCTGGCGAAGCGATCGCCCTAAATGCCGGTTTTTTGGTCTCATCCGTGCTGGATACGCTGCATAACGGTATGAACATTGCTATCCTGGATGCTTCAGCTGCCTGCCATATGCCGGATGTACTGGAAGTTCCGTACCGTCCCCGGATAATTGGCTCAGGGCAGCCCGGAGAAAAGAAAACTACGTACCGTCTTGGGGGGCCAACCTGCCTGGCCGGCGATATCATCGGCGATTATTCATTTGATCGGGCCTTAAATCCCGGAGACCGCCTGGTCTTCTGTGATATGGCGATTTACTCCATGGTCAAAAACAATACATTCAATGGGATACGGCTGCCGGATATTGTCCTGAACAAGGCTGACGGTACCCTTGAGACTGTCCGCAGCTTCGGCTATGAGGACTTCAAAAATCGCCTGTCTTAA
- a CDS encoding Rrf2 family transcriptional regulator: MKISTKGRYGLRAILDVALNEHAGPVTIHSISERQDLSERYLEQLLITLKQNALIKSIRGFQGGYILGREPESITVGDTIRALEGPISPVDCVNDNNPGACSRAELCVTKMVWDDLKNAMVKVLDSYTLADLMEEYKKMNNNSFDNYCI; the protein is encoded by the coding sequence TTGAAAATATCAACAAAAGGAAGATATGGTTTACGTGCGATTCTTGACGTGGCCCTGAATGAGCACGCAGGACCGGTAACCATTCATAGTATTTCCGAGCGCCAGGATTTATCTGAACGCTATTTGGAACAGCTGCTCATTACACTGAAACAGAACGCGCTCATCAAAAGCATCCGCGGATTCCAGGGAGGATATATTTTAGGCAGAGAGCCTGAAAGTATTACGGTCGGTGATACGATCAGAGCACTGGAAGGCCCGATATCTCCCGTCGACTGCGTCAATGACAATAATCCGGGTGCCTGTTCCAGAGCTGAATTGTGCGTAACCAAAATGGTATGGGACGATCTGAAAAATGCAATGGTAAAGGTACTGGATTCTTATACTTTGGCGGACCTGATGGAGGAATATAAAAAAATGAACAATAATTCCTTTGACAATTATTGCATTTAA
- a CDS encoding saccharopine dehydrogenase family protein: MGKVLVIGCGGVAGVAIHKICQNSEVFGELCIASRTKLKCDALAEKLGGGKTKITTAQVDADNVEELIALINKEKPDVVLNLALPYQDLHIMDACLATKTSYVDTANYEPEDTAHFEYKWQWEYREKFKEAGITALLGSGFDPGVTSVFSAYALKHHFDEIHEIDILDCNGGDHGYPFATNFNPEINIREVTAKGSYWENGHWVETEPMEIKREYNFKGVGVKDMYLLHHEELESLALNIKGIKRIRFFMTFGQSYLTHLKCLENVGMTSIEPINYNGMEIIPLQFLKAVLPDPASLGPRTKGKTNIGCIFKGIKDGKEKTYYLYNICDHEECYREVGSQAISYTTGVPAMIGAMLVMNGTWAKPGVYNMEEFDPDPFMEALNKWGLPWEQDFNPALVR; this comes from the coding sequence ATGGGAAAAGTACTCGTTATCGGCTGCGGCGGCGTCGCCGGTGTGGCAATTCACAAGATCTGTCAGAATTCAGAGGTATTCGGAGAATTGTGTATTGCCAGCCGTACGAAATTGAAATGTGATGCTTTAGCGGAAAAACTGGGCGGAGGTAAAACCAAAATTACAACAGCCCAGGTAGATGCTGACAACGTGGAAGAACTGATCGCACTGATCAACAAAGAGAAGCCTGACGTTGTACTGAATCTGGCTTTGCCGTATCAGGACCTGCATATTATGGATGCCTGTCTGGCCACAAAGACCAGTTATGTTGATACCGCCAATTATGAGCCTGAGGATACTGCTCATTTTGAATACAAGTGGCAGTGGGAATACCGGGAGAAATTCAAAGAAGCAGGAATTACCGCGCTGCTCGGTTCAGGTTTTGACCCGGGGGTCACCAGTGTATTCAGTGCGTACGCATTAAAGCACCACTTTGATGAGATACATGAAATTGATATTTTGGATTGCAATGGCGGCGACCACGGTTATCCGTTTGCGACGAACTTTAACCCTGAGATTAATATCCGCGAAGTCACGGCCAAAGGCAGCTATTGGGAAAATGGCCACTGGGTGGAGACTGAGCCGATGGAGATCAAAAGGGAGTACAATTTCAAGGGTGTTGGTGTCAAGGATATGTACCTGCTGCACCACGAGGAATTGGAAAGCCTGGCGCTGAATATTAAAGGCATCAAACGCATTCGTTTCTTTATGACTTTCGGACAAAGCTACCTGACACATCTGAAATGTCTCGAGAACGTTGGTATGACGAGCATTGAGCCTATTAATTATAATGGAATGGAAATCATCCCTTTGCAGTTCTTAAAAGCTGTCCTGCCGGATCCGGCTTCCCTTGGCCCGCGTACCAAGGGCAAAACCAATATTGGATGCATTTTCAAGGGAATTAAAGACGGCAAGGAAAAAACCTACTATCTGTATAACATCTGCGATCATGAGGAGTGCTATCGCGAAGTAGGAAGCCAAGCCATCAGCTATACCACCGGCGTACCGGCGATGATCGGGGCGATGCTGGTTATGAACGGTACCTGGGCGAAACCTGGTGTTTATAATATGGAAGAGTTTGATCCCGATCCTTTTATGGAAGCACTCAATAAGTGGGGGCTGCCCTGGGAACAGGACTTCAATCCGGCGCTGGTACGCTGA
- a CDS encoding GIY-YIG nuclease family protein produces MFYVYIVECKDGTLYTGWTVDIEKRLTAHNMGKGAKYTRSRFPVVLKYLEQVSSKPEAFQREYSIKQLTREQKYQLIAQSKSDQIT; encoded by the coding sequence TTGTTTTACGTTTATATTGTAGAATGCAAGGATGGAACATTGTACACAGGTTGGACTGTAGACATAGAAAAGAGGCTGACAGCCCATAACATGGGTAAGGGTGCTAAATATACCCGGTCGCGGTTTCCTGTTGTCCTCAAATACCTGGAACAGGTGTCATCCAAGCCGGAAGCATTCCAAAGGGAATACAGCATCAAACAATTAACCCGGGAACAAAAATATCAGCTGATTGCCCAAAGCAAGTCGGATCAAATAACCTGA
- the pdxS gene encoding pyridoxal 5'-phosphate synthase lyase subunit PdxS, whose product MSKTEKGTWKLKTGLAEMLKGGVIMDVTTPDQAKIAEEAGACAVMALERVPADIRAAGGVARMADPTIILKIMEAVTIPVMAKARIGHFVEAQVLESLGVDYIDESEVLTPADDLYHIDKQAFAVPFVCGARNLGEALRRIGEGAAMIRTKGEPGTGNIVEAVRHMRTVLSEIRRLKTMPKEEVMTAAKEMGAPYDLVLSVAKNGKLPVVNFAAGGIATPADAALMMQLGVDGVFVGSGIFKSSNPRARAKAIVLATTHYNEPEVLTEVSRNLGEAMPGLEISLINASERMQERGW is encoded by the coding sequence ATGAGCAAGACAGAAAAAGGAACATGGAAACTGAAAACAGGATTAGCGGAGATGCTGAAAGGCGGAGTGATCATGGATGTGACAACTCCGGATCAGGCCAAGATTGCTGAAGAAGCAGGCGCATGCGCAGTTATGGCCTTGGAACGCGTTCCGGCAGATATCCGGGCAGCCGGAGGGGTGGCCCGAATGGCTGATCCAACAATCATTCTAAAGATTATGGAAGCGGTTACGATTCCGGTTATGGCCAAAGCGAGGATTGGGCATTTTGTTGAGGCACAGGTGTTGGAAAGCCTGGGCGTAGACTATATCGACGAGAGTGAAGTCCTTACCCCGGCGGATGATCTTTATCACATTGATAAGCAGGCCTTTGCAGTACCTTTCGTATGCGGAGCCCGCAATCTTGGAGAGGCTTTGCGCCGGATCGGAGAAGGAGCAGCGATGATCAGGACTAAAGGAGAGCCAGGAACGGGGAATATTGTTGAGGCAGTAAGGCATATGCGGACGGTACTGAGTGAAATCAGAAGACTGAAAACAATGCCGAAAGAAGAGGTGATGACTGCGGCCAAAGAGATGGGAGCACCTTATGACCTAGTGTTGTCCGTCGCCAAAAACGGGAAGCTGCCAGTAGTGAATTTTGCCGCAGGCGGAATTGCAACCCCAGCGGATGCCGCTTTGATGATGCAGTTGGGTGTAGATGGGGTCTTCGTGGGCTCCGGAATCTTCAAGTCATCGAATCCGAGGGCACGGGCTAAGGCCATTGTTCTGGCAACAACCCACTATAACGAGCCTGAGGTCTTAACCGAAGTATCCCGGAATTTAGGTGAAGCGATGCCGGGATTGGAAATTTCTTTAATCAATGCCAGTGAACGAATGCAGGAACGCGGCTGGTGA
- a CDS encoding DUF1540 domain-containing protein, with product MKAKKMQGPNTGIRCVVNTCYYYMNGDHCTAEKIEVQSRNAANAEQTDCATFIKE from the coding sequence ATGAAAGCCAAGAAGATGCAAGGACCTAACACTGGAATCAGATGTGTGGTCAATACCTGTTATTATTATATGAATGGGGATCACTGCACAGCTGAAAAAATTGAAGTGCAGTCCCGGAATGCAGCTAACGCTGAACAGACTGACTGTGCGACCTTCATCAAAGAATAA